Proteins from one Escherichia coli genomic window:
- the tamB gene encoding autotransporter assembly complex protein TamB — protein MSLWKKISLGVVIVILLLLGSVAFLVGTTSGLHLVFKAADRWVPGLDIGKVTGGWRDLTLSDVRYEQPGVAVKAGNLHLAVGLECLWNSSVCINDLALKDVQVNIDSKKMPPSEQVEEEEDSGPLDLSTPYPITLTRVALDNVNIKIDDTTVSVMDFTSGLNWQEKTLTLKPTSLKGLLIALPKVAEVAQEEVVEPKIENPQPDEKPLGETLKDLFSRPVLPEMTDVHLPLNLNIEEFKGEQLRVTGDTDITVSTMLLKVSSIDGNTKLDALDIDSSQGIVNASGTAQLSDNWPVDITLNSTLNVEPLKGEKVKLKVGGALREQLEIGVNLSGPVDMDLRAQTRLAEAGLPLNVEVNSKQLYWPFIGEKQYQADDLKLKLTGKMTDYTLSMRTAVKGQEIPPATITLDAKGNEQQVNLDKLTVAALEGKTELKALLDWQQAISWRGELTLNGINTAKEFPEWPSKLNGLIKTRGSLYGGTWQMDVPELKLTGNVKQNKVNVDGTLKGNSYMQWMIPGLHLELGPNSAEVKGELGVKDLNLDATINAPGLDNALPGLGGTAKGLVKVRGTVEAPQLLADITARGLRWQELSVAQVRVEGDIKSTDQIAGKLDVRVEQISQPDVNINLVTLNAKGSEKQHELQLRIQGEPVSGQLNLAGSFDRKEERWKGTLSNTRFQTPVGPWSLTRDIALDYRNKEQKISIGPHCWLNPNAELCVPQTIDAGAEGRAVVNLNRFDLAMLKPFMPETTQASGIFTGKADVAWDTTKEGLPQGSITLSGRNVQVTQTVNDAALPVAFQTLNLTAELRNNRAELGWTIRLTNNGQFDGQVQVTDPQGRRNLGGNVNIRNFNLAMINPIFTRGEKAAGMVSANLRLGGDVQSPQLFGQLQVTGVDIDGNFMPFDMQPSQLAVNFNGMRSTLAGTVRTQQGEIYLSGDADWSQIENWRARVTAKGSKVRITVPPMVRMDVSPDVVFEATPNLFTLDGRVDVPWARIVVHELPESAVGVSSDVVMLNDNLQPEEPKTASIPINSNLIVHVGNNVRIDAFGLKARLTGDLNVVQDKQGLGLNGQINIPEGRFHAYGQDLIVRKGELLFSGPPDQPYLNIEAIRNPDATEDDVIAGVRVTGLADEPKAEIFSDPAMSQQAALSYLLRGQGLESDQSDSAAMTSMLIGLGVAQSGQIVGKIGETFGVSNLALDTEGVGDSSQVVVSGYVLPGLQVKYGVGIFDSIATLTLRYRLMPKLYLEAVSGVDQALDLLYQFEF, from the coding sequence ATGAGTTTATGGAAAAAAATCAGCCTCGGCGTGGTTATCGTTATCTTACTGTTGCTGGGATCGGTGGCGTTTCTGGTGGGCACCACCAGCGGCCTGCATCTGGTATTTAAAGCGGCGGATCGCTGGGTGCCGGGGCTGGATATTGGCAAGGTCACCGGCGGCTGGCGCGATCTCACCTTGTCTGACGTTCGTTATGAGCAGCCAGGCGTGGCGGTAAAAGCGGGCAATCTCCATCTGGCGGTCGGGCTTGAGTGCCTGTGGAACAGTAGCGTTTGTATTAATGACCTGGCGCTGAAAGACGTTCAGGTCAACATCGACAGTAAAAAAATGCCCCCTTCTGAACAGGTTGAAGAAGAGGAAGATAGCGGGCCGCTGGATCTCTCCACGCCGTATCCCATCACCCTGACGCGGGTGGCGCTGGATAACGTCAACATCAAGATTGATGACACCACGGTATCGGTGATGGACTTCACCTCCGGCCTGAACTGGCAGGAGAAAACCCTGACCCTGAAACCGACGTCGCTGAAAGGCCTGTTGATTGCTTTGCCGAAAGTGGCGGAAGTGGCGCAGGAAGAAGTGGTCGAACCGAAGATTGAAAATCCGCAGCCGGATGAAAAACCGCTCGGCGAAACGCTGAAAGATCTCTTTTCTCGCCCGGTATTGCCGGAAATGACTGACGTGCATTTGCCGCTCAACTTGAATATTGAAGAGTTTAAGGGCGAGCAGTTGCGCGTGACGGGCGACACGGACATCACCGTGAGCACCATGCTGCTGAAAGTGAGCAGCATCGACGGTAATACCAAACTGGACGCCCTGGATATCGACTCCAGTCAAGGGATCGTCAACGCCAGCGGCACGGCGCAGCTATCAGACAACTGGCCGGTGGATATCACCCTCAACAGCACACTGAACGTGGAGCCGCTGAAAGGCGAAAAGGTGAAGCTGAAAGTGGGTGGTGCGCTGCGCGAACAGCTGGAGATAGGCGTTAACCTTTCTGGCCCGGTAGATATGGATCTGCGCGCCCAGACGCGGCTGGCAGAAGCTGGATTGCCGCTCAACGTGGAAGTGAACAGCAAACAGCTTTACTGGCCGTTCATTGGTGAGAAGCAGTATCAGGCGGATGATCTGAAACTGAAACTCACCGGTAAAATGACCGATTACACGCTCTCTATGCGCACGGCAGTGAAGGGACAGGAGATCCCGCCAGCCACCATTACCCTTGATGCCAAAGGCAATGAACAGCAGGTCAATCTCGACAAACTCACCGTCGCGGCGCTGGAAGGGAAAACTGAACTCAAGGCGCTACTCGACTGGCAGCAGGCAATTAGCTGGCGCGGTGAGTTAACGCTTAATGGCATTAACACCGCGAAAGAGTTCCCGGAGTGGCCGTCGAAACTCAATGGTTTGATTAAAACGCGCGGTAGTCTGTATGGCGGCACCTGGCAGATGGACGTGCCGGAGTTGAAGCTGACCGGTAACGTCAAACAGAACAAAGTGAACGTTGACGGCACGCTGAAAGGCAATAGTTATATGCAGTGGATGATCCCAGGGCTTCATCTGGAACTGGGGCCAAACAGTGCCGAAGTGAAAGGTGAACTGGGGGTAAAAGATCTCAATCTTGATGCCACCATCAACGCGCCGGGGCTGGATAACGCGCTGCCGGGGCTTGGCGGTACAGCGAAAGGGCTGGTGAAAGTACGCGGCACGGTGGAAGCGCCACAACTACTGGCAGATATCACCGCGCGCGGCCTGCGCTGGCAGGAACTTTCCGTGGCGCAGGTTCGCGTGGAAGGCGATATCAAATCCACTGACCAGATTGCGGGTAAACTTGACGTACGCGTTGAGCAAATCTCGCAGCCCGATGTGAATATCAACCTCGTCACTCTGAATGCCAAAGGCAGCGAAAAGCAGCACGAGCTACAGTTGCGGATTCAGGGCGAACCGGTTTCCGGGCAGCTTAATCTGGCAGGAAGTTTTGATCGCAAAGAAGAACGCTGGAAGGGAACACTTAGCAATACCCGCTTCCAGACGCCAGTCGGCCCGTGGTCGCTGACCCGCGATATTGCGCTGGATTATCGCAACAAGGAGCAAAAAATCAGCATCGGGCCACACTGCTGGCTTAACCCGAATGCGGAACTGTGCGTGCCGCAAACCATTGATGCCGGGGCTGAAGGGCGTGCGGTGGTAAATCTCAATCGCTTCGACCTCGCCATGCTGAAACCGTTTATGCCAGAAACCACACAGGCCAGCGGTATCTTCACGGGTAAAGCGGATGTCGCATGGGACACCACTAAAGAAGGGCTGCCACAGGGGAGTATCACCCTTTCGGGGCGTAACGTGCAGGTAACGCAAACCGTCAACGATGCGGCGCTGCCCGTGGCGTTTCAGACGCTGAATCTGACAGCGGAGTTGCGTAACAACCGTGCCGAACTGGGCTGGACCATCCGCCTGACCAATAACGGCCAGTTTGATGGTCAGGTGCAGGTGACCGATCCACAAGGCCGCCGTAATCTTGGTGGTAACGTCAATATCCGTAACTTCAACCTTGCGATGATAAACCCCATCTTTACCCGTGGGGAAAAAGCAGCGGGGATGGTGAGTGCCAACTTGCGTCTGGGGGGTGATGTACAAAGCCCGCAGTTGTTTGGTCAGCTCCAGGTTACGGGTGTGGATATCGACGGCAACTTTATGCCGTTTGATATGCAACCGAGCCAGCTTGCGGTCAACTTTAACGGTATGCGCTCGACGCTTGCTGGTACTGTGCGGACCCAACAGGGAGAAATCTACCTGAGCGGTGACGCCGACTGGAGCCAGATTGAAAACTGGCGGGCGAGGGTAACCGCGAAAGGCAGTAAGGTACGGATCACCGTGCCGCCGATGGTTCGAATGGATGTATCCCCAGATGTTGTATTCGAGGCTACACCAAACCTGTTTACTCTCGACGGTCGCGTGGATGTCCCTTGGGCGCGCATTGTGGTGCATGAGCTGCCGGAAAGCGCGGTGGGCGTTTCCAGCGATGTGGTGATGCTTAACGATAACCTGCAACCGGAAGAGCCGAAAACGGCGTCGATTCCGATTAACAGCAACCTGATTGTCCACGTTGGCAACAATGTGCGCATTGACGCCTTCGGCCTGAAAGCGCGGCTGACGGGCGATCTCAACGTCGTACAGGACAAACAAGGACTGGGCCTGAACGGGCAGATCAACATCCCTGAAGGTCGCTTCCATGCCTATGGTCAGGATCTGATTGTGCGTAAGGGTGAGCTACTGTTCTCTGGTCCGCCGGATCAACCGTATCTTAATATCGAAGCTATTCGTAACCCGGATGCTACAGAAGACGACGTAATCGCCGGAGTTCGAGTCACTGGTCTGGCAGACGAACCGAAAGCGGAGATCTTCTCTGACCCGGCGATGTCGCAACAGGCCGCGCTTTCCTACCTGCTACGTGGACAAGGGTTGGAGAGCGATCAGAGTGACAGTGCGGCGATGACCTCAATGCTGATTGGTCTGGGGGTTGCACAAAGTGGTCAGATTGTGGGTAAAATCGGCGAGACGTTTGGCGTAAGCAATTTAGCGCTCGACACAGAGGGAGTAGGCGACTCCTCCCAGGTAGTGGTCAGCGGCTATGTATTGCCAGGTCTGCAAGTGAAATACGGCGTGGGTATATTTGACTCAATAGCAACACTCACGTTACGTTATCGCCTGATGCCTAAGCTATATCTGGAAGCCGTGTCTGGTGTAGACCAGGCACTGGATTTGCTCTATCAGTTCGAGTTTTAG